Proteins encoded within one genomic window of Amorphoplanes friuliensis DSM 7358:
- a CDS encoding diguanylate cyclase domain-containing protein → MVRTARVLPAFLRDPGMRALAAVLVLGSLWYSFPVLGLEVLIAGFWPIQVGLDVVLALTSWRVSRDPAAPASTRRFWRSMALAAAVFTVGDVVQTVQSAADLTVGALLSGNLHLAFIVIGVSMPLWAMLTHPIRATGRERLRFWLDAATVLTAAASFLWAFLISQLMGAEPSLLVLNSLLATIMLIIFFGIAKLILGGNAPFRRVAATIALVGVVLTAIGAGLDGLGATEHPALFMLASFVPCVIMAACPRAQTVEMRLTGPGEERRRRKPFSLMPYGAALSIYATGLFSLATEGLSLRSWGLVIGSLAVTLLVLGRQIAAFLDNAMLLRRLGEQERRFRSLIEHSSDLTVITDRRGLVTFSSPAVTRMLGYAPEELLGSPMQALVHPDDLPAPAGGPWQGRVRHHDGTWRYLDVMATDRYDDPSVSGLISNARDITEARAFQEQLRFDATHDMLTGLANRALFHRGLDEADGDDLIGVLAIDLDDFKIINDTLGHHIGDRVLTVAAERLRACVREDTDLVARLGGDEFAVILRGTTAGEASATAGRIVAALMEPATIEGNTLAVKASVGVATGPARTAQLLLRAADTAMYDAKRSGKGTLAIAG, encoded by the coding sequence ATGGTGCGGACGGCGCGGGTGCTGCCGGCGTTCCTCCGTGACCCCGGCATGCGCGCCCTGGCCGCGGTGCTCGTGCTCGGCAGCCTCTGGTACTCGTTCCCGGTCCTCGGGCTCGAGGTCCTGATCGCCGGCTTCTGGCCGATCCAGGTCGGCCTCGACGTCGTGCTGGCGCTGACCTCCTGGCGGGTGTCCCGGGATCCCGCGGCACCCGCGTCCACCCGGCGGTTCTGGCGCTCGATGGCCCTCGCCGCGGCGGTCTTCACCGTCGGCGACGTCGTCCAGACCGTGCAGAGTGCCGCCGATCTCACGGTCGGCGCGCTGCTCAGCGGCAATCTGCACCTGGCGTTCATCGTCATCGGTGTCTCGATGCCGCTCTGGGCGATGTTGACCCACCCGATCCGGGCCACCGGCCGCGAGCGGCTGCGGTTCTGGCTGGACGCCGCGACCGTGCTGACCGCCGCCGCGTCGTTCCTGTGGGCGTTCCTGATCAGTCAGCTGATGGGGGCCGAGCCCAGCCTGCTGGTGCTCAATTCGCTGCTCGCGACCATCATGCTGATCATCTTCTTCGGCATCGCCAAGCTCATCCTCGGCGGCAACGCGCCCTTCCGGCGGGTCGCCGCGACCATCGCGCTGGTCGGCGTCGTGCTGACCGCCATCGGCGCCGGGCTGGACGGGCTCGGGGCGACCGAACACCCCGCGTTGTTCATGCTGGCCAGTTTTGTGCCCTGCGTGATCATGGCCGCCTGCCCGCGGGCGCAGACCGTGGAGATGCGCCTGACCGGGCCCGGCGAGGAGCGCCGCCGCCGCAAGCCGTTCAGCCTGATGCCCTACGGCGCCGCGCTGTCCATCTACGCGACCGGCCTGTTCAGCCTGGCCACCGAGGGGCTCTCCCTCCGCAGCTGGGGCCTGGTGATCGGCTCGCTGGCCGTCACGCTGCTCGTCCTGGGCCGGCAGATCGCCGCGTTCCTCGACAACGCCATGCTGCTGCGCCGCCTCGGCGAGCAGGAACGCCGCTTCCGCTCGCTGATCGAGCACTCCTCGGACCTCACGGTCATCACCGACCGGAGAGGCCTGGTGACCTTCTCCAGCCCGGCGGTCACCCGCATGCTCGGGTACGCCCCGGAGGAGCTGCTGGGCTCCCCGATGCAGGCGCTGGTCCACCCCGACGACCTGCCCGCGCCGGCGGGTGGTCCCTGGCAGGGACGGGTACGCCACCACGACGGCACCTGGCGCTACCTCGACGTCATGGCCACCGACCGCTACGACGACCCCAGCGTGTCCGGCCTGATCTCCAACGCCCGCGACATCACCGAGGCGCGGGCGTTCCAGGAGCAGCTGCGCTTCGACGCCACCCACGACATGCTGACGGGCCTGGCCAACCGCGCGCTGTTCCACCGCGGGCTCGACGAGGCGGACGGCGACGACCTCATCGGTGTCCTCGCGATCGACCTCGACGACTTCAAAATCATCAACGACACGCTGGGCCACCACATCGGCGACCGGGTGCTGACCGTGGCGGCCGAGCGGCTGCGGGCCTGCGTCCGCGAGGACACCGATCTGGTCGCCCGCCTCGGCGGTGACGAGTTCGCGGTGATCCTGAGGGGAACGACAGCCGGGGAGGCCTCCGCCACCGCCGGCCGGATCGTCGCGGCCCTGATGGAGCCGGCCACGATCGAGGGCAACACGCTCGCGGTCAAGGCCAGTGTCGGTGTCGCCACCGGACCGGCCCGGACGGCACAGCTGCTGCTGCGGGCGGCCGACACCGCGATGTACGACGCGAAGCGCAGCGGCAAAGGCACCCTGGCGATCGCGGGCTGA
- a CDS encoding anthrone oxygenase family protein yields MDALRTAALLAATLTTAMMAGFFHAYSFSVMPGLRGTGDAVLVEVMQRINRAILNGWFFLIFVGALVSGALAVALVAIDGDTAVLIPAVLGLACYLAQLVITGRINVPLNNGLDAAGLTDPVAARATFEQPWVRWNNARTLLCTVAAGSWCWALIQA; encoded by the coding sequence ATGGACGCCCTGCGCACTGCGGCCCTGCTCGCCGCGACGCTGACCACGGCGATGATGGCGGGCTTCTTCCACGCCTACTCGTTCTCGGTGATGCCCGGCCTGCGCGGCACCGGTGACGCCGTGCTCGTCGAGGTGATGCAACGCATCAACCGCGCGATCCTCAACGGCTGGTTCTTCCTGATCTTCGTCGGCGCCCTCGTCTCCGGCGCGCTGGCCGTGGCCCTGGTCGCGATCGACGGTGACACGGCCGTGCTGATCCCGGCGGTTCTGGGCCTGGCCTGCTACCTCGCCCAGCTCGTGATCACGGGACGGATCAACGTCCCCCTCAACAACGGCCTCGACGCGGCCGGCCTCACCGATCCGGTCGCGGCCCGTGCGACGTTCGAGCAGCCCTGGGTACGCTGGAACAACGCCCGTACGCTGCTGTGCACTGTGGCCGCCGGGTCCTGGTGCTGGGCCCTGATCCAGGCCTGA
- a CDS encoding CBM96 family carbohydrate-binding protein — MRRKKLQKSVTALAALVAGAGTALVASAPASAVAGPELKLAAGDDTYVSSGRKNAGFGGEDKLAIGRMDGDTKIGFLKFLVPAGVKVTGAKLKLVTVGDIAGRITLSRVADSSWSEKTVTAATAPALGADVASVSPKADAGELTFDLASVVTGPGAYSFALQSSAANAVTRIRSAEGRSGAPALLVSTTATTPAPAETAPAQPSVPVEPPTDYVPDEVVPPSATPIEDEDMPPPATTTPVPTTPAPTTPAPSGGDCVTDKLLVPSCGVLWGAAAGGFTDAPRDQALKDFEKLSGRTASIFHAYHKGDEPFPTKSEMAMARDAAKPRVLLLNWKIAYGSTWAKVAKGEQDARIDKFAARIKSTFPEKFYLVLNHEPENDVVAKSGSGWEAKDFAAMYRHTILRLRAKGVSNAINVMAYMGNEKWMAQSWWKDLYPGDDVVDWMGLDSYVSAEKGYYHFGLFGDLLDRQPTGGGLGWYDWATTKHASKPIMVAEWGVYHRVGKVADKSAGFRSVLPELKKRPGIKAIVYFDTKRDDQGDRDISIDSTKTALAAFKTLAADKIFDVKLR; from the coding sequence TTGCGTCGCAAGAAGCTGCAGAAGTCCGTGACCGCCCTGGCCGCTCTGGTGGCCGGTGCCGGGACCGCGCTGGTCGCCTCGGCGCCCGCGTCGGCCGTGGCCGGCCCCGAGCTCAAGCTGGCTGCCGGTGACGACACCTACGTCTCGAGCGGCCGCAAGAACGCCGGCTTCGGCGGCGAGGACAAGCTGGCCATCGGCCGCATGGACGGCGACACCAAGATCGGCTTCCTGAAGTTCCTGGTCCCGGCCGGTGTCAAGGTCACGGGCGCCAAGCTGAAGCTGGTCACCGTCGGCGACATCGCGGGCCGGATCACGCTGAGCCGGGTCGCGGACAGCAGCTGGTCGGAGAAGACCGTCACCGCCGCCACCGCTCCGGCGCTGGGTGCGGACGTCGCCTCGGTGAGCCCGAAGGCCGACGCCGGTGAGCTGACCTTCGACCTCGCCTCGGTCGTCACCGGCCCGGGCGCCTACTCCTTCGCCCTGCAGTCCTCGGCCGCGAACGCCGTCACCCGCATCCGGTCCGCCGAGGGCAGGAGCGGCGCCCCCGCGCTGCTCGTGTCCACCACCGCGACCACGCCGGCTCCGGCCGAGACCGCCCCGGCCCAGCCGTCCGTGCCGGTCGAGCCCCCGACCGACTACGTGCCGGACGAGGTCGTGCCGCCGTCGGCGACCCCGATCGAGGACGAGGACATGCCGCCGCCCGCGACGACGACCCCGGTTCCCACGACGCCCGCGCCCACGACCCCGGCGCCTTCCGGCGGCGACTGCGTGACCGACAAGCTGCTCGTGCCGTCCTGCGGCGTGCTCTGGGGTGCCGCCGCCGGCGGTTTCACCGACGCCCCGCGTGACCAGGCGCTGAAGGACTTCGAGAAGCTCAGCGGGCGTACGGCGAGCATCTTCCACGCGTACCACAAGGGTGACGAGCCGTTCCCGACCAAGTCCGAGATGGCGATGGCCCGCGACGCCGCCAAGCCGCGTGTGCTCCTGCTCAACTGGAAGATCGCGTACGGTTCGACCTGGGCCAAGGTTGCCAAGGGTGAGCAGGACGCCCGCATCGACAAGTTCGCCGCCCGCATCAAGAGCACCTTCCCGGAGAAGTTCTACCTCGTCCTCAACCACGAGCCCGAGAACGACGTCGTCGCCAAGTCCGGCTCCGGCTGGGAGGCGAAGGACTTCGCCGCGATGTACCGCCACACGATCCTGCGCCTGCGCGCCAAGGGTGTCAGCAACGCGATCAACGTCATGGCCTACATGGGCAACGAGAAGTGGATGGCGCAGTCCTGGTGGAAGGACCTCTACCCGGGTGACGACGTCGTCGACTGGATGGGTCTCGACTCGTACGTGAGCGCCGAGAAGGGCTACTACCACTTCGGTCTGTTCGGCGACCTGCTCGACCGTCAGCCGACCGGCGGCGGCCTCGGCTGGTACGACTGGGCCACCACCAAGCACGCCAGCAAGCCGATCATGGTTGCCGAGTGGGGCGTCTACCACCGCGTCGGCAAGGTCGCCGACAAGTCCGCCGGGTTCAGGAGCGTGCTGCCGGAGCTGAAGAAGCGCCCGGGCATCAAGGCGATCGTCTACTTCGACACCAAGCGTGACGACCAGGGCGACCGCGACATCAGCATCGACTCGACGAAGACGGCCCTGGCCGCGTTCAAGACCCTCGCCGCTGACAAGATCTTCGACGTCAAGCTGCGCTGA